The DNA segment ATCCCGAAGAAGTCGGGCTGATCGCCACCCTCACACGTGGGCTCGGCGTACGGACACTCTCCGCGGAAGCGACACCCGTCCCGCGGGATATCGCCACGGGCCGATCGGTCGTCGCGTCTCGAGAGCCCGTCGTAGCTGTCGAAGAGTGCCTGTGTGTACGGGTGTGCCGGGGTCGAGAAGAGCGAGCTCACCGGGCCCCGTTCGACGATGGTGCCGCCGTACATGACGAGCACGCGATCTGCGAGCGATGCGACGACCCGGAGATCGTGTGTGATAAGCAGTATGGCCGTGTCGTCGTCCGTGAGTTCACGGAGGAGTTCGATCAACTTCGCCTGAACCGTGACGTCGACTGCAGTGGTCGGTTCGTCGGCGATGAGCAGGTCCGGGTCGGCCGCGAGCGCGATGGCGATAGCCACGCGTTGGCGCATCCCGCCGGAGAACTCGTGGGGGTACTCGTCGATCCGGTCGTCGGCTCGCGGGATGCCGACCTTCCGGAGGAGGGAGATCGCCCGTTCCCTGGCGGCTGCGCCCGACGCCTGTCCGTGAATCGTTATCGCCTCGACGATCTGATCGCCGACGGTGTAGACCGGGTCGAGGGCCTGTTGTGGGTTCTGGAAGATGTGGGCGATCTTGTCGCCGCGAATCGATCTGAGGTCGCGTTCGCTCGCGCCGTCGATCCGCTCACCGTCGAACGTGATCCGGCCGTCGACGACGTCTGCGGGCGGCTGGGGAACGATCCCGGTCAGCGATTCGCAGGTGACGCTCTTCCCACTTCCGGACTCGCCGACGATACAGACCGTTTCGCCGGGGTGGACGTCGAAGGTGACGCCGTCTACGGCCCGGATCAGTTCGCGATCCGTTTCGATGTGGGTTCGAAGTCCGTCGACCGAGAGGAGCGGCTCCGTGGACCGGGTCGATACCGTCGTGGAATCTGCGTTCGATGACATTGGTCAGTTCGTTTGTCGGGGGTCGAGGGCGTCTCGGACAGCGTCGCCGGTGATCTTGAGCGACGCCAGCGTGGCGGTCAGTGCGATCATGGGGAACGTCGAAATCCACCAGATGTCCGACGTCGTGGTCGGTGGGCGGACGAAGTCCTGTCCGGTGCTGACGGAGAGTGCCGTTCCCTCCTGGATTATCGATCCCCACGAGTACGTCTGAATGTGGTGGAACCCGAGGAACGCGATGCCCGCCTCCACCAGAACGAACAGGGCGAGGAGGTGAAACACCGACGGAACGAGCGTGTTCGTGATGTTCGGAATGATGTGACGACGGCCGATGTACGGGGCGGACGCGCCGAGACTTCGAGCGACGAGTACGTATCCATCCTCACGCCGCTGAAGCGTCTCACTGCGGACGATCCTGGCGATACCACCCCAGCTCAACAGTCCGAACGTGACGAGCAGGAGGAGCAACGACGTGTTCCAGTACATGTATCCCATGATGAACGCGACGATCGCCGGAATGCACAACTGGACGTCGACGTAACTCATCAGGAGGTCGTCGATCCGGCCACCGCGGAAGCCGGCGACGATGCCGACCACCGCAGCGACCGGAACGATGAACGCGAGCGTAAACACGATCACTTCCACCGCGACGGCCGCACCCTCCGTGATCAGGTAATCGATCGAGTGACCGCGGTGGTTCGTCCCGAGCGGATACGCCATCGACCCCTGACAGTACCGTGTGAAGCCATCGGCCGCGACCGTCACCTCACCAGCACACTGGTTCGCCCACCCCATCTTACTCTTTCCCCAGAAGGGCGGGTTGTACTGATTCGCGAACGTGACGCTCGGGCTCCCGTAGATAGCAGGGCCGACGAACCCCAGAAGGACGACGAGCGAGAGGAGACCGCCCCCCACGGCGTGGACCGGTTTCGAACAGATCCGTCTGAGGCGACGAACCGTTTGATCCCGGTGGCGAAGCATCGGGACGCCGAACAGGGACGCGATCACCACGACACCCCCGTAGACGATCCAGTCGAGTGTATCGATCTCCCACCGACCGACGAAAAATACGCCGGTGTACGAATCGTAGACGTACAGTGCGAAAACGACGGCGATGCCAACAGTAAACGTGAGCCGTTCCGGTGTGAGCAGCGTCCGCGAGTGCTCCACCTCGCTCCAGTCGACCGCTTCGAAGTTCGATCGGGCGTCGTCCGTACTCATGAAGGGCGAGTGTGATTCACTGGCAACCGCATATAAAGGTGTCTGATCACTTACGCGATTCTGGCAACAGTATAGTAATTACCGTTTGTGGCCCCACGAAGCATCGTAGATGGATGGTAGGCCGTGACAG comes from the Halovivax cerinus genome and includes:
- a CDS encoding ABC transporter permease, which translates into the protein MSTDDARSNFEAVDWSEVEHSRTLLTPERLTFTVGIAVVFALYVYDSYTGVFFVGRWEIDTLDWIVYGGVVVIASLFGVPMLRHRDQTVRRLRRICSKPVHAVGGGLLSLVVLLGFVGPAIYGSPSVTFANQYNPPFWGKSKMGWANQCAGEVTVAADGFTRYCQGSMAYPLGTNHRGHSIDYLITEGAAVAVEVIVFTLAFIVPVAAVVGIVAGFRGGRIDDLLMSYVDVQLCIPAIVAFIMGYMYWNTSLLLLLVTFGLLSWGGIARIVRSETLQRREDGYVLVARSLGASAPYIGRRHIIPNITNTLVPSVFHLLALFVLVEAGIAFLGFHHIQTYSWGSIIQEGTALSVSTGQDFVRPPTTTSDIWWISTFPMIALTATLASLKITGDAVRDALDPRQTN
- a CDS encoding ABC transporter ATP-binding protein; translation: MSSNADSTTVSTRSTEPLLSVDGLRTHIETDRELIRAVDGVTFDVHPGETVCIVGESGSGKSVTCESLTGIVPQPPADVVDGRITFDGERIDGASERDLRSIRGDKIAHIFQNPQQALDPVYTVGDQIVEAITIHGQASGAAARERAISLLRKVGIPRADDRIDEYPHEFSGGMRQRVAIAIALAADPDLLIADEPTTAVDVTVQAKLIELLRELTDDDTAILLITHDLRVVASLADRVLVMYGGTIVERGPVSSLFSTPAHPYTQALFDSYDGLSRRDDRSARGDIPRDGCRFRGECPYAEPTCEGGDQPDFFGIDGDPDHTVSCVHYGPDGDPTQVLDTANEVHSVSEVSR